Genomic DNA from Selenomonas sp. oral taxon 126:
GCCTATGCGTGCGGTGTGCACGCAGAGGCGCCGATGAGCGCCGTGGCGGAGCGGATACTCGGCGCGGCGGGACGGGCGGTGTTGGTGCATGAGGGCGATCTCGACGCTGTGACGGGGCTCTCGGGCAGCGGTCCCGCCTATGCGTTCCTCATGATGGAGGCGCTGATCGATGGCGGTGTTGCTGCAGGGCTCAGGCGTGAGACGGCGACTGCGCTTGCGGCGCAGACCCTGCTCGGTGCGGCACAGATGGTATTGACGGCAAAGAGTTCGCCCGCCGATCTGCGCGCGGCGGTCACAAGCCCTGCGGGTACGACCGCCGCAGGGCTACGCGTCATCGAGCGCGCGGGCGTGCGCTCGGCACTGATCGAGGCCGTGCTTGCGGCGACGGCGCGTTCCGGAGAGTTGGGGAGAAGATAATGGCAGCGGAACAGAAGGAGCGGATTCTCCGCTTTTATCGTGGGACAGAGGGCGAGGAGGCGGCGATTCGCCTGCTCGATCTCGCCGAGGCAGTCATGAAGACGGAGAAATTCCGCATCAGTCCCTTCCTCGACCCCTACGGGCAGGAGATTGTGGAGACGATATGTGCGAGCTATGACGGGATTCAGCTCGACTTTGACGGCGGCTATGCGGGAGCTGAACGACAGCGTGCTATGCTGCGCCATCGGGATTTTCGCGGGACGCCGGACGGCTTTGCAATCGCCTGTGTGGAGGCTGCGTGGAACGGACAGTTTGCACGGCT
This window encodes:
- the proC gene encoding pyrroline-5-carboxylate reductase; this encodes MCEGIQIGIIGGGAMAEALIGGLVHSEVVPPSHISVSDHKAMRCDALAQRYGVHAQVGAESFLPRIDVLILAVKPAAAAAAMQETAQLLKKGALVLSIVAGLTIAEIEAAYPAHPVIRAMPNTPLAVGAGMSAYACGVHAEAPMSAVAERILGAAGRAVLVHEGDLDAVTGLSGSGPAYAFLMMEALIDGGVAAGLRRETATALAAQTLLGAAQMVLTAKSSPADLRAAVTSPAGTTAAGLRVIERAGVRSALIEAVLAATARSGELGRR